In Streptomyces nodosus, one DNA window encodes the following:
- a CDS encoding helix-turn-helix domain-containing protein gives MALRHEPTARQLRLAAELRRLRDEAGLTARDAAALLGVSPPQISQIEAGLTGVSEKRLRRLAANYACSDGDLVDALVDMATDRTQGWWEEYRGVLPAAYCDLAELDHHATFRHDVAVLHVPGLFQTEEYARALFAYMNPEFPETEVQLRVDHRMKRKVVVEGPTPMSYETVIHEAALRISVAGRAATRAQLARILDMSEAGHVTVRVIPFALDDFAGAGSTMVYLGGAVPRLDTVVRDAPHGTAFVDSAAQLEHFRMLFRRVKAASLPPEQSRDLIHELAKEL, from the coding sequence ATGGCGCTGAGGCATGAGCCGACGGCACGTCAGTTGCGGCTGGCCGCGGAGCTACGCAGGCTCCGCGACGAGGCGGGACTCACCGCACGTGACGCCGCGGCCCTGCTCGGGGTAAGCCCTCCACAGATCAGCCAGATCGAGGCCGGTCTCACGGGCGTCAGTGAAAAGCGGCTCCGCCGACTGGCCGCGAACTACGCCTGCTCCGACGGAGATCTGGTCGACGCCCTGGTGGACATGGCCACCGATCGCACCCAGGGCTGGTGGGAGGAGTACCGAGGCGTTCTCCCGGCCGCTTACTGCGATCTCGCCGAACTCGATCACCACGCCACCTTTCGTCACGACGTGGCCGTCCTGCACGTGCCAGGGCTGTTCCAGACGGAGGAGTACGCCCGCGCGCTCTTCGCCTATATGAACCCGGAGTTCCCGGAGACAGAGGTGCAGCTGCGGGTGGATCACCGCATGAAGCGGAAGGTTGTCGTCGAGGGCCCGACCCCGATGTCCTACGAGACCGTGATCCACGAGGCGGCACTGCGCATCAGTGTGGCCGGACGCGCCGCCACCAGGGCTCAACTGGCACGCATCCTCGACATGTCCGAGGCCGGCCATGTGACCGTCCGGGTCATCCCCTTCGCACTGGACGACTTCGCGGGCGCCGGAAGCACCATGGTGTACCTGGGCGGAGCCGTTCCCCGTCTGGACACCGTCGTACGCGACGCACCGCACGGGACGGCCTTCGTCGACTCAGCAGCCCAACTGGAGCATTTTCGAATGCTCTTCCGTAGGGTGAAGGCGGCGTCGCTCCCCCCGGAGCAATCACGTGACCTCATCCACGAGTTGGCCAAGGAACTGTGA
- a CDS encoding DUF397 domain-containing protein, with protein MTTPARWRKSSYSGGGEGNDCVEIASLDPHIAVRDSKAPARATLTFPAEAFGVFVEALKNRAPGAS; from the coding sequence ATGACCACCCCCGCCCGATGGAGGAAGTCGTCCTATTCCGGTGGCGGCGAGGGCAACGACTGCGTAGAGATAGCGAGCCTGGACCCCCACATAGCCGTCCGCGACTCAAAGGCCCCCGCCAGGGCCACCCTCACCTTCCCCGCGGAAGCGTTCGGTGTCTTCGTCGAAGCCCTCAAGAACCGCGCCCCGGGCGCATCCTGA
- a CDS encoding HNH endonuclease family protein gives MRLRGGIAAAVVVLVAVSGCTTGTTGSSGSERTTGPRESSTGSAALAALDSLSVKKRASTTGYSRDRFGSAWADTDSNGCDTRDDILKRDLKDVKFTDGSCKVASGVLSPDPYSAEDVTYARGRSLVDIDHLIALSDAWQKGAQDWDPSKRIALANDPLNLLAVGATPNRSKGDGDASTWLPSNKPYRCTYVAAQVAVKQKYELWVTTEEKAAMKEVLSTCPDQALPSGGNPTKAPDRFHAR, from the coding sequence ATGCGTCTGAGGGGTGGGATCGCCGCCGCTGTTGTGGTGCTGGTCGCCGTGAGCGGCTGCACGACCGGAACGACGGGGTCCTCGGGCTCGGAGAGGACGACGGGCCCGCGGGAGTCGTCGACGGGGAGCGCCGCCCTCGCCGCGCTCGACTCGCTGAGCGTCAAGAAGCGGGCCTCGACGACCGGTTACAGCCGGGACCGGTTCGGCAGCGCCTGGGCGGACACCGATTCGAACGGCTGCGACACCCGTGACGACATACTCAAGCGGGACCTGAAGGACGTGAAGTTCACCGACGGCAGCTGCAAGGTCGCCTCGGGAGTGCTCTCACCGGACCCGTACAGCGCCGAGGACGTCACCTATGCGCGTGGCCGCAGCCTGGTGGACATCGACCATCTCATCGCCCTCTCGGACGCCTGGCAGAAGGGCGCCCAGGACTGGGACCCCAGCAAGCGGATAGCCCTCGCCAACGACCCGCTCAATCTGCTCGCGGTGGGCGCGACCCCCAACCGCAGCAAGGGTGACGGCGACGCGTCGACCTGGCTCCCGTCGAACAAGCCGTACCGCTGCACCTATGTCGCCGCGCAGGTCGCGGTGAAGCAGAAGTACGAGCTCTGGGTGACGACCGAGGAGAAGGCGGCGATGAAGGAGGTCCTGTCGACCTGCCCCGACCAGGCGCTCCCCTCCGGCGGCAACCCCACGAAGGCCCCGGACCGCTTCCACGCCCGCTGA
- a CDS encoding ATP-binding protein, whose amino-acid sequence MPETGPVSSEPWEYCLYIPNDPRAVTVSRRTLRLILTLHGLIRLVDVAELLAAELVSNAVRHTKGPAALRLRWASGVLRIGAWDADPAPPEPPVPWERSVDLEDGRGLALVKACADLWGWQPLSREGNRGKVVWCELAAG is encoded by the coding sequence ATGCCTGAAACCGGTCCCGTGTCCAGTGAGCCCTGGGAATACTGCCTCTACATCCCCAACGACCCCCGTGCCGTCACCGTCAGCCGCCGTACTCTTCGGCTGATCCTCACCCTGCATGGGCTGATCCGGCTGGTCGACGTGGCCGAGTTGCTGGCGGCCGAGTTGGTCTCCAATGCCGTACGGCACACCAAGGGGCCCGCCGCGCTGCGGTTGCGCTGGGCCTCGGGGGTGCTGCGGATCGGGGCGTGGGACGCGGACCCCGCGCCGCCGGAGCCGCCGGTGCCGTGGGAGCGGTCCGTCGACCTGGAGGACGGGCGGGGGCTCGCGCTGGTCAAGGCCTGTGCCGACCTGTGGGGGTGGCAGCCGCTGTCCCGGGAGGGCAACCGGGGCAAGGTCGTCTGGTGCGAACTGGCCGCCGGGTGA
- a CDS encoding N-6 DNA methylase has product MEDNGTEVTAAGIARLAGVGRAAVSNWRRRHPDFPRPVGGTETSPSFALTEVEDWLRRQGKLAEVPLRERVWQQLAGHPEGPLTALVQAGCVLVLVHDRPGAWKEASDGSDAHLVELLPTALEQVLAVRFGAPVVPVPDAERLRASAPLLRGVAELAAELGAPGAYEFLLGRHLDANPRQYTLTPGGPAALMADLAGPARTVLDPACGTGALLRAAAPVPDQRLHGQDSDPGLAALTALRLALHTGAAVRTAAGDSLRADAFDTLRADVVLCHPPFNERNWGHDELAYDPRWEYGFPARTESELAWVQHALARLRDGGTAVLLMPPAAASRRSGRRIRADLLRRGALRAVIALPAGAAPPYNIPLHLWVLRRPERAPAHPELLVADGGAAVAEARGGPDWASVRTAVLDAWRPFARGGSTPEVPGVSRSVPVIELLDDDVDLAPARHLPPPAAGGGAEELTALSARLGETLRRTAELSPPFPAPSSGGAPLGTAEPARWSLTTVGELARGGALVMRTGGNGPSARVLTDHDVLAGSPPSGTLPAVGEEPVLVEEGDVVVPVLGGGAVARVIDRATAGAALGRNLTLLRPDPAALDPWFLAGFLRGTANNRQASSYASTATRLDVRRLQLPRLPLDRQRRYGERFRALASFEEALRLAGRLGEQLVRGLYDGLTDGTVAPD; this is encoded by the coding sequence GTGGAGGACAACGGGACAGAGGTGACCGCCGCCGGTATCGCCCGGCTCGCGGGGGTCGGCCGGGCCGCCGTCAGCAACTGGCGCCGCCGCCACCCCGACTTCCCCCGGCCGGTCGGCGGCACCGAGACCAGCCCCTCCTTCGCGCTCACCGAGGTGGAGGACTGGCTGCGCCGCCAGGGCAAGCTCGCCGAGGTGCCGCTGCGGGAGCGGGTGTGGCAGCAGCTGGCCGGCCATCCGGAGGGGCCCCTGACGGCGCTCGTCCAGGCGGGCTGTGTCCTGGTGCTCGTGCATGACCGGCCCGGCGCCTGGAAGGAGGCGAGCGACGGATCCGACGCGCACCTCGTCGAACTGCTGCCCACCGCCCTCGAACAGGTGCTCGCGGTCCGATTCGGCGCGCCCGTCGTGCCCGTCCCGGACGCCGAACGGCTCCGGGCATCGGCCCCGCTGCTGCGCGGCGTCGCCGAACTCGCCGCCGAACTCGGCGCCCCGGGGGCGTACGAGTTCCTCCTCGGCCGGCACCTCGACGCCAACCCCCGCCAGTACACGCTCACCCCGGGCGGTCCCGCGGCCCTGATGGCCGACCTCGCGGGACCCGCCCGCACCGTCCTCGACCCGGCCTGCGGCACCGGCGCCCTGCTGCGCGCCGCCGCCCCCGTCCCCGACCAGCGGCTGCACGGCCAGGACAGTGACCCCGGACTGGCCGCCCTCACCGCGCTGCGCCTCGCCCTGCACACCGGGGCGGCCGTGCGCACCGCAGCCGGGGACAGCCTCAGGGCGGACGCGTTCGACACCCTCAGGGCCGATGTGGTGCTGTGCCACCCGCCGTTCAACGAACGCAACTGGGGTCATGACGAACTCGCCTACGACCCCCGCTGGGAGTACGGCTTCCCGGCCCGCACGGAATCCGAACTCGCCTGGGTGCAGCATGCGCTGGCCCGCCTCAGGGACGGCGGCACGGCCGTCCTGCTGATGCCGCCCGCCGCCGCTTCCCGGCGCTCCGGCCGCCGCATCCGGGCCGATCTGCTGCGCCGCGGCGCCCTGCGCGCCGTGATCGCCCTGCCGGCCGGCGCGGCACCCCCGTACAACATCCCCCTGCATCTGTGGGTGCTGCGCCGCCCCGAACGGGCGCCCGCGCACCCGGAGCTGCTGGTCGCGGACGGCGGCGCGGCCGTCGCCGAGGCCCGGGGCGGCCCGGACTGGGCGTCCGTGCGCACCGCGGTCCTCGACGCCTGGCGCCCGTTCGCGCGCGGCGGCAGCACCCCGGAGGTGCCGGGCGTGAGCCGCTCCGTACCCGTCATCGAACTGCTCGACGACGATGTGGATCTGGCCCCAGCCCGTCATCTCCCGCCGCCCGCGGCGGGCGGCGGCGCCGAGGAGCTCACGGCCCTCAGCGCCCGCCTCGGCGAGACCCTCCGCCGCACCGCCGAGCTCTCCCCGCCCTTCCCCGCGCCCTCGTCCGGTGGCGCCCCTCTCGGCACCGCCGAGCCGGCCCGCTGGTCGCTCACCACCGTCGGCGAACTCGCCCGCGGGGGTGCCCTGGTGATGCGTACCGGAGGGAACGGCCCGTCCGCGCGGGTGCTCACCGACCATGACGTCCTGGCCGGCTCCCCGCCGTCCGGGACGCTGCCCGCGGTCGGGGAGGAACCGGTGCTCGTGGAGGAGGGCGACGTGGTCGTGCCCGTCCTCGGCGGCGGTGCCGTCGCACGGGTGATCGACCGGGCGACCGCCGGAGCCGCCCTGGGGCGCAACCTCACCCTGCTGCGCCCCGACCCGGCCGCGCTCGACCCCTGGTTCCTCGCCGGCTTCCTGCGCGGCACCGCCAACAACCGCCAGGCCAGCAGCTACGCCTCCACCGCGACCCGGCTCGATGTGCGCCGCCTCCAACTGCCCCGGCTCCCCCTGGACCGGCAACGCCGCTACGGCGAACGCTTCCGGGCGCTCGCCTCGTTCGAGGAGGCGCTGCGCCTCGCCGGCCGCCTCGGGGAACAGCTCGTCCGCGGCCTGTACGACGGACTGACGGACGGCACGGTCGCACCGGACTGA